A section of the Arabiibacter massiliensis genome encodes:
- the dapA gene encoding 4-hydroxy-tetrahydrodipicolinate synthase gives MSQEPRFGRMIPAMVTPFDENRDLDLDKAQALAARLVDGGSDSLIINGTTGESPTVFYPQKMKLFSAVVEAVGDRVPVIANVGDNCTADTVDFARDVEKLGVDGFMCVVPYYNKPPQEGMYRHFRTIADAVELPIILYNIPGRCVVNMEAETTLRLARDCANVVAVKEASGKMDQIKAIVEGAPEGFCVYSGDDSATLDIMRLGGAGVISTIGNVAPARMKEIVDLCAVGDWDAAAQANERLMPLMTGLFETSNPILVKEALKLLGFPVGGVRLPLVDATPEQSERLAGIMREVGVL, from the coding sequence ATGTCGCAAGAGCCCCGTTTCGGCCGCATGATACCGGCCATGGTCACGCCGTTCGACGAGAACCGCGATCTCGACCTGGACAAGGCGCAGGCGCTCGCCGCCCGCCTCGTGGACGGCGGCAGCGACTCGCTCATCATCAACGGCACGACGGGCGAGAGCCCGACCGTGTTCTATCCGCAGAAGATGAAGCTGTTCAGCGCCGTGGTGGAGGCCGTGGGCGACCGCGTGCCCGTCATCGCCAACGTCGGCGACAACTGCACGGCCGACACGGTGGATTTCGCCCGCGACGTGGAGAAGCTCGGCGTGGACGGCTTCATGTGCGTGGTGCCCTACTACAACAAGCCCCCGCAGGAGGGCATGTACCGGCACTTCCGCACCATCGCCGACGCGGTGGAGCTGCCCATCATCCTGTACAACATCCCGGGCCGCTGCGTGGTGAACATGGAAGCGGAAACCACCCTGCGCCTCGCGCGCGACTGCGCCAACGTCGTGGCCGTGAAGGAGGCGTCGGGCAAGATGGACCAGATCAAGGCCATCGTCGAGGGCGCGCCGGAGGGTTTTTGCGTGTACTCGGGCGACGACTCGGCCACGCTCGACATCATGAGGCTGGGAGGCGCCGGGGTCATCTCGACCATCGGCAACGTGGCGCCCGCGCGCATGAAGGAGATCGTGGATCTGTGCGCCGTCGGCGACTGGGATGCCGCCGCCCAGGCCAACGAGCGCCTGATGCCGCTCATGACGGGGCTGTTCGAAACGTCGAACCCCATCCTCGTCAAGGAGGCCCTGAAGCTGCTCGGCTTCCCGGTGGGAGGCGTGCGCCTGCCGCTCGTGGACGCCACGCCCGAGCAGTCCGAGCGCCTGGCCGGCATCATGCGGGAAGTCGGCGTGCTGTAG
- a CDS encoding ribonuclease J, which yields MEQQNNERPEREQGRGQRNRSQGGKGAARAAEDKKTRSYKHVQLEHKRPQLSKGAQGQGGQQRQGGQQNARRDFASPKKDPNAALKIIPLGGLDAIGKNMTVFECKGDMILDDAGLMFPDDNHPGVDLILPDYTYVLENADKLRGIIITHGHEDHTGTLPYLLKDLDRSVPIYGTKMTLGLIEGKFAEHKIKNAKLIEIKPGDQIKLGCFTAEFFAVNHSIPGAVGVFFQSPAGNVLHTGDFKLDQTPIDGVTTDFGALSKFSQMGVDLMMSDSTNAQNPNFTPSEAEVGKELAKIIAQAKGRVIIASFASHIHRMQQICDAAVANGRKVVVTGRSMIQNTDIARRLGYLNISDADILDAYDLKGIPADQVVIMCTGSQGEPLSALARIANGEHRTIQMDEGDTVIVSATPVPGNEKAVTRVINGLAKIGADVYDKNRARVHVSGHAGAEELKLVLSIVRPKAFMPVHGEATHLRAHARLAEATGVPSDNVFICENGESLELTARGVRRGETVQSGIVFVDGLSVGDTSQDVLDERSALAAQGFVAVAAAVSGKRKDVAGSVQVEMHGITGGDDEFLVREAQTTVRNALLRQLGKAGGQKELKKAGRDALLSLLWERTKTRPMVVVNLLEV from the coding sequence ATGGAACAGCAGAACAACGAGCGCCCCGAGCGCGAACAGGGCCGCGGGCAGCGCAACCGCTCGCAGGGCGGCAAAGGCGCCGCCCGCGCGGCCGAGGACAAGAAGACGCGCTCGTACAAGCACGTGCAGCTCGAGCACAAGCGCCCCCAGCTCTCGAAGGGCGCGCAGGGCCAGGGCGGCCAGCAGCGGCAGGGAGGCCAGCAGAACGCGCGGCGCGACTTCGCCTCGCCGAAGAAGGACCCGAACGCCGCGCTCAAGATCATCCCGCTCGGCGGCCTCGACGCCATCGGCAAGAACATGACCGTGTTCGAGTGCAAGGGCGACATGATCCTCGACGACGCGGGGCTCATGTTCCCCGACGACAACCACCCGGGCGTCGACCTCATCCTGCCCGACTACACCTACGTGCTCGAGAACGCCGACAAGCTGCGCGGCATCATCATCACGCACGGCCACGAGGACCACACGGGCACGCTGCCCTACCTGCTCAAGGACCTCGACCGGAGCGTGCCCATCTACGGCACGAAGATGACGCTCGGCCTCATCGAGGGCAAGTTCGCCGAGCACAAGATCAAGAACGCGAAGCTCATCGAGATCAAGCCCGGCGACCAGATCAAGCTCGGCTGCTTCACGGCCGAGTTCTTCGCCGTGAACCACTCCATCCCGGGCGCGGTGGGCGTGTTCTTCCAGAGCCCGGCCGGAAACGTGCTGCACACGGGCGACTTCAAGCTCGACCAGACGCCCATCGACGGCGTGACCACCGACTTCGGCGCGCTCTCCAAGTTCAGCCAGATGGGCGTCGACCTCATGATGAGCGACTCCACCAACGCCCAGAACCCCAACTTCACGCCTTCCGAGGCCGAGGTGGGCAAGGAGCTGGCCAAGATCATCGCCCAGGCGAAGGGCCGCGTCATCATCGCCTCGTTCGCGAGCCACATCCACCGCATGCAGCAGATCTGCGACGCGGCGGTGGCCAACGGCCGCAAAGTGGTGGTCACGGGCCGCTCGATGATCCAGAACACCGACATCGCGCGGCGCCTCGGCTACCTCAACATCTCCGACGCGGACATCCTGGACGCCTACGACCTCAAGGGCATCCCCGCCGACCAGGTGGTCATCATGTGCACGGGCAGCCAGGGCGAGCCGCTCTCGGCGCTCGCGCGCATCGCCAACGGCGAGCACCGCACCATCCAGATGGACGAGGGCGACACCGTCATCGTGTCGGCCACGCCGGTGCCCGGCAACGAGAAGGCGGTCACGCGCGTCATCAACGGCCTAGCCAAGATCGGCGCGGACGTCTACGACAAGAACCGCGCGCGCGTGCACGTGTCCGGCCACGCCGGCGCCGAGGAGCTGAAGCTCGTGCTGTCCATCGTCCGGCCCAAGGCCTTCATGCCGGTGCACGGCGAGGCCACGCACCTGCGGGCCCACGCCCGTTTGGCCGAGGCCACGGGCGTGCCGTCGGACAACGTGTTCATCTGCGAGAACGGCGAGTCGCTCGAACTGACGGCCCGCGGCGTGCGCCGCGGCGAGACCGTGCAGTCGGGCATCGTGTTCGTGGACGGCCTGTCGGTGGGCGACACCTCGCAGGACGTCCTCGACGAGCGCAGCGCGCTCGCGGCCCAGGGCTTCGTGGCCGTGGCGGCCGCGGTGTCCGGCAAGCGCAAGGACGTCGCCGGGAGCGTGCAGGTGGAGATGCACGGCATCACGGGCGGCGACGACGAGTTCCTCGTGCGCGAGGCGCAGACCACCGTGCGAAACGCCCTCCTTCGCCAGCTCGGCAAGGCCGGCGGCCAGAAGGAGCTCAAGAAGGCCGGCCGCGACGCGCTTCTGTCGCTTCTGTGGGAGCGCACGAAGACGCGTCCCATGGTGGTGGTGAACTTGCTGGAGGTTTAG
- the pnp gene encoding polyribonucleotide nucleotidyltransferase, whose amino-acid sequence MEKIVESFELYGKEYRLETGELAKQATGSVLVTQGDTTVLVTAVIGQEKDYDFFPLTVDFIEKMYAVGRIPGGYLKREARPSDKGTLTARMVDRPIRPGFVDGFKREVHVVCTTLVVDSVNPPDTVCVMGASAALMLGAAPFDGPAACVRIGRDVETGEFIVNPTFEESENSDLELTIAGTADYISMVEAGAEEISEDDMLAAMTFGQEAIAAFCEVQQRFLDRASIEPVEWEVHVADPSIASRVAPFEAEMSAALHDADKHSRMAKVEALKDRVKAEQFSDEERAAWKGDIAAELKKLEKKAMRAMVIATGERADGRRPDEIRPLYIKPGYLPRVHGSGLFQRGQTQVLSVVTLGMLNEWQRLDTIDPAEGKRYMHQYNFPPYCTGEAGRMGAPKRREIGHGALAERALLPVIPSEDDFPYAIRVVSEVLESNGSSSMASTCGSTLALMDAGVPIAAPVSGIAMGLIKEGDDVVILSDIQGIEDFLGDMDFKVCGTEKGITALQMDNKARGLSVDILARALAQAKEGRAHILDAMIETISAPREELSQFAPRIETIHIPVDKIRDVIGSGGKVVRGIQEETGAQIDIQEDGTIHIAAIEGPAGDAAKAMILGIVKEPEVGEEFDGEVVGIKDFGAFIKLTPGKDGLLHISRVANGRVGKVEDVLALGDVVKVKVLEVDPGSGKISLDRLDKPDAPEGSAPARSERGDRPRREDRGDRDNRPGRSGRNSGSGNGNGGRTPRRRHDA is encoded by the coding sequence ATGGAAAAAATCGTCGAATCCTTCGAACTGTACGGCAAGGAGTACCGCCTTGAGACGGGCGAGCTCGCCAAGCAGGCCACCGGCTCGGTCCTCGTGACGCAAGGCGACACGACCGTGCTGGTGACGGCTGTCATCGGCCAGGAGAAGGACTATGACTTCTTCCCGCTCACGGTGGACTTCATCGAGAAGATGTACGCCGTGGGCCGGATCCCGGGCGGCTACCTCAAGCGCGAGGCGCGTCCGTCCGACAAGGGCACGCTCACGGCCCGCATGGTGGACCGCCCCATACGCCCCGGCTTCGTGGACGGCTTCAAGCGCGAGGTGCACGTGGTGTGCACCACCCTCGTGGTGGACAGCGTGAACCCGCCCGACACCGTCTGCGTGATGGGCGCCTCCGCGGCCCTCATGCTGGGCGCCGCGCCCTTCGACGGCCCGGCCGCCTGCGTGCGCATCGGGCGCGACGTGGAGACCGGCGAGTTCATCGTGAACCCCACGTTCGAGGAGTCCGAGAACTCCGACCTGGAGCTCACCATCGCCGGCACGGCCGACTACATCTCCATGGTGGAGGCCGGCGCCGAGGAGATCTCCGAGGACGACATGCTGGCCGCCATGACCTTCGGCCAGGAGGCCATCGCCGCGTTCTGCGAGGTGCAGCAGCGCTTCCTCGACCGCGCGAGCATCGAGCCGGTGGAGTGGGAGGTCCATGTGGCCGACCCGTCCATCGCAAGCCGCGTGGCCCCGTTCGAGGCCGAGATGTCCGCGGCCCTGCACGACGCCGACAAGCACTCACGCATGGCCAAGGTGGAGGCGCTCAAGGACCGCGTCAAGGCCGAGCAGTTCTCCGACGAGGAGCGCGCGGCCTGGAAGGGCGACATCGCCGCCGAGCTCAAGAAGCTCGAGAAGAAGGCCATGCGCGCCATGGTCATCGCCACCGGCGAGCGCGCCGACGGCCGCCGCCCCGACGAGATCCGCCCGCTCTACATCAAGCCGGGCTACCTGCCCCGCGTGCACGGCTCGGGCCTGTTCCAGCGCGGCCAGACCCAGGTGCTCTCGGTGGTGACGCTCGGCATGCTCAACGAGTGGCAGCGCCTCGACACCATCGACCCGGCCGAGGGCAAGCGCTACATGCACCAGTACAACTTCCCGCCCTACTGCACCGGCGAGGCCGGCCGCATGGGCGCGCCGAAGCGCCGCGAGATCGGCCACGGGGCGCTCGCCGAGCGCGCGCTTCTGCCGGTGATCCCCAGCGAGGACGACTTCCCCTACGCCATCCGCGTGGTGTCCGAGGTGCTCGAGTCCAACGGCTCGTCGTCCATGGCCTCCACCTGCGGAAGCACGCTCGCCCTCATGGACGCCGGCGTGCCCATCGCCGCGCCCGTGTCCGGCATCGCCATGGGGCTCATCAAGGAGGGCGACGACGTGGTCATCCTCTCCGACATCCAGGGCATCGAGGACTTCCTCGGCGACATGGACTTCAAGGTGTGCGGCACCGAGAAGGGCATCACGGCGCTCCAGATGGACAACAAGGCCCGCGGGCTTTCCGTCGACATCCTGGCCCGCGCGCTCGCACAGGCCAAGGAGGGCCGCGCCCACATCCTCGACGCCATGATCGAGACCATCTCCGCGCCGCGCGAGGAGCTCTCGCAGTTCGCGCCGCGCATCGAGACCATCCACATCCCCGTGGACAAGATCCGCGACGTCATCGGCAGCGGCGGCAAGGTGGTCCGCGGCATCCAGGAGGAGACGGGCGCCCAGATCGACATCCAGGAGGACGGCACCATCCACATCGCCGCCATCGAGGGCCCGGCGGGAGATGCCGCCAAGGCCATGATCCTCGGGATCGTCAAGGAGCCCGAGGTGGGCGAGGAGTTCGACGGCGAGGTCGTGGGCATCAAGGACTTCGGCGCGTTTATCAAGCTCACGCCCGGCAAGGACGGCCTGCTGCACATCTCGCGCGTGGCCAACGGCCGCGTGGGCAAGGTGGAGGACGTGCTCGCGCTCGGCGACGTCGTGAAGGTGAAGGTGCTCGAGGTGGATCCGGGCTCGGGCAAGATCTCGCTCGACCGCCTCGACAAGCCGGACGCCCCCGAGGGCTCCGCGCCCGCCCGCAGCGAGCGCGGCGACCGCCCGCGCCGCGAGGACCGCGGCGATCGGGACAACCGCCCGGGCCGCAGCGGCCGCAACAGCGGCAGCGGCAATGGCAACGGCGGCCGCACCCCGCGCCGCCGCCACGACGCGTAA
- a CDS encoding YajQ family cyclic di-GMP-binding protein, with product MAKESSFDVVSTVDMQEIDNAFQQAKKELAQRYDLKDSGAEITLDKAGKTMTVAAPAEFVARQVADVIGSKLIKRGIDLAAVKWGEAQPAAGQSVRQTATIVEGIDKETAGKINKDIKAAKFKVKVQIEGDKLRVSSASRDALQEVIAFLKGQDYGQPLQYVNYR from the coding sequence ATGGCGAAAGAATCCAGCTTCGACGTCGTGTCCACGGTGGACATGCAGGAGATCGACAACGCGTTCCAGCAGGCGAAGAAGGAGCTCGCGCAGCGCTACGATCTGAAGGACTCCGGCGCGGAGATAACGCTCGACAAGGCGGGCAAGACCATGACCGTGGCGGCGCCCGCCGAGTTCGTGGCGCGCCAGGTGGCCGACGTGATCGGCTCGAAGCTGATCAAGCGCGGCATCGACCTGGCCGCCGTCAAGTGGGGCGAGGCCCAGCCGGCCGCCGGCCAGAGCGTGCGCCAGACGGCGACCATCGTCGAGGGCATCGACAAGGAGACGGCTGGAAAGATCAACAAGGACATCAAAGCCGCGAAGTTCAAGGTGAAGGTGCAGATCGAGGGCGACAAGCTGCGCGTGAGCTCGGCGTCGCGCGACGCCCTTCAGGAGGTCATCGCCTTCCTGAAGGGCCAGGACTACGGCCAGCCGCTCCAGTACGTGAACTACCGCTGA
- a CDS encoding helix-turn-helix transcriptional regulator — MTFGTILREARERKGYDLAQAARRLRIRPDILRAIEEDDFARMPPRGYARNMVNAYARLVGLNPTEMTRMYLDEAYAYQVGRARDGQSARFDAGASARGASSSRPARPRERAAQRQEERPPRQNALGRTMYDDRRDFSARSGAGEGRLYDESRTHPSRHAALPNAQYTNFYAGPKAPNPVQSKLPFIIAGAVILVLLVIVLALVFGGKGGEATDDAPKVHVSGLTDPTQTEGGEGSEGAAQEPVTPPKAVAPAKAVLEYEVASGQTAYIETYVGESNELDFSQEVEGPAKETFDVDTTLTLYTPNPDAVTLTVDGEAVELTDDDGDGLWSYTVDFPAILEQWKADHPDTAA; from the coding sequence GTGACATTCGGAACGATTCTGCGGGAAGCCCGCGAACGCAAGGGGTACGACCTGGCCCAGGCCGCGCGAAGGCTGCGCATCAGGCCCGACATCCTGCGCGCCATCGAGGAGGACGACTTCGCGCGCATGCCCCCGCGCGGCTACGCGCGCAACATGGTGAACGCCTACGCGCGGCTCGTGGGCCTCAACCCCACCGAGATGACGCGCATGTATCTGGACGAGGCCTACGCCTACCAGGTGGGCCGCGCCCGCGACGGCCAGTCGGCGCGCTTCGACGCGGGAGCTTCCGCGAGGGGCGCCTCCTCGTCGCGGCCTGCGCGTCCGCGCGAGCGTGCAGCCCAGCGCCAGGAGGAGCGCCCGCCCCGACAGAACGCGCTCGGCCGCACGATGTACGACGACCGGCGCGACTTCAGCGCGCGCTCCGGCGCGGGCGAGGGGCGTCTCTACGACGAGAGCCGCACGCACCCGAGCCGGCACGCCGCGCTGCCCAACGCCCAGTACACGAACTTCTACGCGGGGCCCAAGGCGCCGAATCCCGTGCAGTCGAAGCTGCCGTTCATCATCGCGGGCGCGGTGATCCTCGTGCTGCTCGTCATCGTGCTCGCGCTCGTGTTCGGCGGGAAGGGGGGCGAAGCGACCGACGACGCGCCGAAGGTGCACGTGTCCGGTCTCACCGACCCCACGCAGACCGAGGGCGGCGAGGGGTCGGAAGGTGCCGCGCAGGAGCCCGTCACGCCGCCGAAGGCCGTGGCGCCGGCGAAGGCGGTGCTCGAGTACGAGGTCGCCTCCGGCCAGACGGCCTACATCGAGACGTACGTGGGCGAGTCTAACGAACTCGACTTCTCGCAGGAGGTCGAGGGGCCGGCGAAGGAGACCTTCGACGTCGATACCACGCTCACGCTCTACACGCCGAACCCGGACGCGGTCACGTTGACGGTGGACGGAGAGGCCGTGGAGCTGACGGACGACGACGGCGACGGCCTGTGGAGCTACACCGTGGACTTCCCCGCCATCCTCGAGCAATGGAAGGCCGACCACCCCGACACGGCCGCGTAA
- a CDS encoding DNA translocase FtsK 4TM domain-containing protein: protein MARQSASAQSSKGSKPSSKPKARASSPAQKQAQKGRASRAQAVEQPRLFDERVRRDITGVAISVLAVVLFVAAVMPSSAIVTSFVSQALHLTLGLGAYLLPFFLLVIGASFLARFERERVPLRVAVGLVMIFVAVLALLALFTPQPTPDSTELLFEPDQLAARGGYVGAGIAWAGLSLFGQAVSCIILAGVILAGLVVIGFSLSKLVERVQDARAARAEEDAAADVLAAPPFARVKRSSSAKVPVVPTMGEAFEAGATNVLPREAGKERPSKPRRASQSLSSQAAATRRLPAETVGDAPQALTRKLGRKHDKDAPAASAKSSAASTPLATPRPADGFTLPPMDLLATSKNPKKDLANDAELKETALCLQETLESFSIFAEVVGWVAGPTVTLFKVDLPAGVRVSRITALEQDIALALAAPGVRIFAPIPGTNYVGIEVPNRTRQTVLLGDVLKDAGEGPLQVAIGKDVEGRSIVSDLAKMPHLLIGGTTGSGKSVSVNAMIMSILMRATPAEVRFIMIDPKRVEFTPYNGIPHLYVPVVTEAREAASALSWGVAEMERRLKVFSKAGARNIGQFNAKVQAEIAAQEKARAAGEEPPAGELGAELPYIVIIIDELADLMMNVGKEVEFSISRIAQLARAAGIHLIVATQRPSTNVVTGLIKANITNRIAFNVASGIDSRVVLDTPGAERLIGLGDLLLSKPEYPKPQRIQGCYVSEDEINAVVEMLKEQGEPEYHSEILSTNLITLGASAPDGSGGGCDSDDPLIWEAAEIVVSSGLGSTSNIQRRLKVGYSRAGRIMDMLEEKGVVGPPNGSKPREVLVDAMELETLKAFEAHDADSSDE from the coding sequence GTGGCCCGACAGTCAGCATCCGCACAGAGTTCGAAGGGGAGCAAGCCGTCTTCCAAGCCGAAGGCGCGCGCGTCCTCCCCGGCACAGAAGCAGGCCCAGAAGGGAAGGGCGTCCCGCGCGCAGGCGGTCGAGCAGCCGCGCCTGTTCGACGAGCGCGTCCGCCGCGACATCACGGGGGTGGCGATCTCCGTGCTCGCCGTCGTGCTGTTCGTGGCCGCGGTGATGCCCTCGAGCGCCATCGTCACGTCCTTCGTGTCCCAGGCCCTGCACCTCACGCTGGGCCTCGGGGCCTACCTGCTGCCGTTCTTCCTGCTCGTCATCGGCGCGAGCTTCCTCGCGCGCTTCGAGCGCGAGCGCGTTCCTCTGCGCGTGGCCGTGGGCCTCGTCATGATCTTCGTCGCGGTGCTCGCGCTCCTGGCGCTGTTCACGCCCCAGCCTACGCCCGACTCGACGGAGCTTCTGTTCGAGCCCGACCAGCTGGCCGCCCGCGGTGGCTACGTGGGGGCGGGCATCGCCTGGGCGGGCCTGAGCCTGTTCGGGCAGGCGGTGTCGTGCATCATCCTGGCCGGCGTCATCCTGGCGGGCCTCGTGGTCATCGGGTTCTCGCTTTCCAAGCTCGTCGAGCGCGTGCAGGACGCCCGCGCCGCGCGGGCGGAGGAGGACGCGGCGGCCGACGTGCTGGCGGCCCCGCCTTTCGCGCGCGTGAAGCGCTCCTCGAGCGCCAAGGTGCCCGTGGTGCCCACGATGGGGGAGGCCTTCGAGGCGGGCGCGACCAACGTGCTGCCGCGCGAGGCCGGCAAGGAGCGCCCCTCGAAGCCCCGCCGGGCCTCGCAGTCCCTCTCGTCGCAAGCAGCGGCCACCCGCCGTCTGCCCGCCGAAACGGTCGGCGACGCCCCGCAGGCGCTCACGCGCAAGCTCGGCCGCAAGCACGATAAGGACGCCCCGGCCGCGTCCGCGAAATCTTCGGCGGCCTCCACGCCGCTCGCCACCCCGCGTCCCGCCGACGGCTTCACGCTGCCTCCCATGGACCTGCTCGCCACCTCGAAGAACCCCAAGAAGGACCTCGCCAACGACGCCGAGCTCAAGGAGACGGCGCTCTGCCTGCAGGAGACGCTCGAGAGCTTCAGCATCTTCGCCGAGGTCGTGGGCTGGGTGGCCGGCCCCACGGTGACGCTCTTCAAGGTGGACCTGCCCGCCGGCGTGCGCGTGAGCCGCATCACGGCGCTCGAGCAGGACATCGCGCTCGCGCTCGCGGCGCCGGGCGTGCGCATCTTCGCGCCCATCCCCGGCACGAACTACGTCGGCATCGAGGTGCCGAACCGCACGCGCCAGACCGTGCTCCTCGGCGACGTGCTCAAGGACGCGGGGGAGGGCCCCTTGCAGGTGGCCATCGGCAAGGACGTCGAGGGCCGCTCCATCGTGTCCGACCTGGCCAAGATGCCCCACCTGCTCATCGGCGGCACCACGGGCTCGGGCAAGTCGGTGTCGGTGAACGCCATGATCATGTCCATCCTCATGCGCGCCACGCCCGCCGAGGTGCGCTTCATCATGATCGACCCCAAGCGCGTGGAGTTCACGCCTTACAACGGCATCCCGCACCTCTACGTGCCGGTGGTCACCGAGGCCCGCGAGGCCGCGAGCGCGCTGTCGTGGGGCGTGGCGGAGATGGAGCGGCGCCTCAAGGTGTTCTCCAAGGCCGGCGCGCGCAACATCGGCCAGTTCAACGCCAAGGTGCAGGCGGAGATCGCCGCGCAGGAGAAGGCGCGCGCGGCCGGCGAGGAGCCTCCCGCCGGCGAGCTGGGCGCGGAGCTTCCCTATATCGTCATCATCATCGACGAGCTCGCGGACCTCATGATGAACGTGGGCAAGGAGGTGGAGTTCTCCATCAGCCGCATCGCGCAGCTCGCGCGCGCTGCCGGCATCCACCTGATCGTGGCCACCCAGCGCCCGTCCACCAACGTGGTGACGGGCCTGATCAAGGCCAACATCACGAACCGCATCGCGTTCAACGTGGCCTCCGGCATCGACAGCCGCGTGGTGCTCGACACGCCCGGAGCCGAGCGGCTCATCGGCCTCGGCGACCTTCTGCTCTCCAAGCCCGAGTACCCCAAGCCCCAGCGCATCCAGGGCTGCTACGTGTCGGAGGACGAGATCAACGCCGTGGTGGAGATGCTCAAAGAGCAGGGCGAGCCCGAGTACCATTCCGAGATCCTCTCGACGAACCTCATCACGCTCGGCGCGTCGGCACCCGACGGCAGCGGCGGCGGATGCGACAGCGACGACCCCCTCATCTGGGAGGCCGCCGAGATCGTGGTGTCGAGCGGCCTCGGGTCGACCTCGAACATCCAGCGCCGGCTCAAGGTGGGCTATTCGCGCGCAGGGCGTATAATGGACATGTTGGAAGAGAAGGGCGTCGTGGGGCCGCCGAACGGCAGCAAGCCCCGCGAGGTGCTCGTGGACGCCATGGAGCTGGAGACGTTGAAGGCCTTCGAAGCCCATGACGCCGACAGCTCGGACGAATGA
- the dapB gene encoding 4-hydroxy-tetrahydrodipicolinate reductase, giving the protein MIKVAVSGCAGRMGTAVVDAVRAADDMELVCGIDPHGAQDAGFPVYPTVAAAIEAWTFDVLVDFTQPAVVAANLREALPAGIDCVVGTTGLSNDTLEELAALAPEGTCLFYAPNFTTGAVLMMEFAKAAAPYFPEAEVMEFHHCNKKDAPSGTAVRTAQIIAEARDGRASEAPGNETEIEGCEGARGALVEGVPVHSVRSMGYVASQEVVFGSFGQTLSIRHDSWDRGSYMPGVLLGIRSVGGRSGLIVGLENFMAR; this is encoded by the coding sequence ATGATCAAGGTGGCGGTTTCCGGGTGCGCGGGGCGCATGGGCACGGCGGTGGTCGACGCGGTGCGCGCGGCCGACGACATGGAGCTCGTGTGCGGCATCGACCCGCACGGCGCGCAGGATGCGGGCTTTCCCGTGTATCCGACGGTGGCGGCGGCCATCGAGGCGTGGACGTTCGACGTGCTCGTGGACTTCACGCAGCCCGCGGTCGTGGCGGCCAACCTGCGCGAGGCGCTGCCGGCCGGCATCGACTGCGTCGTGGGCACGACAGGGCTCTCCAACGATACGCTCGAGGAGCTCGCCGCGCTCGCGCCCGAGGGCACGTGCCTGTTCTACGCGCCCAACTTCACGACGGGCGCCGTGCTCATGATGGAGTTCGCGAAGGCGGCCGCGCCGTACTTCCCCGAGGCCGAGGTCATGGAGTTCCATCACTGCAACAAGAAGGACGCGCCCTCGGGCACGGCGGTGCGCACGGCCCAGATCATCGCAGAGGCCCGCGACGGCCGCGCGAGCGAGGCGCCGGGCAACGAGACGGAGATCGAAGGCTGCGAGGGCGCGCGCGGCGCGCTCGTGGAGGGCGTGCCCGTGCACTCGGTGCGCTCGATGGGCTACGTGGCCAGCCAGGAGGTCGTGTTCGGCTCGTTCGGGCAGACGCTCTCCATCCGCCACGACAGCTGGGACCGCGGCTCCTACATGCCGGGAGTCCTTCTGGGCATCCGCAGCGTGGGCGGCCGTTCGGGCCTGATTGTAGGTTTGGAGAACTTCATGGCGCGCTAG